tgaagatcggcaAGGCTGTATTCTTTTTTGAATATGATCAGGGTGTTCTGTAGTTGGGGAACCGACTAGTGGTTCCAAGGGTCGAAGCactaaggaagaagattcttgatgaggctcatgactctttgctatccattcatccagggagcacgaaaaatgtatcaagacctcaagccacggTTTTgatggactcgcatgaagcgagaggtCGCTCGATATATAGGtgagtgtgatgtctaccgAAGAGTGAAGGTCGAGCACCTCAAGCGAGCCAGTACACTTCAgtctttgcccattccttcatggaagtgggaggaaattggaatggatttcaaTACTGGCCTTCacggaagtgggaggaaattggaatgaACTTCATGGAAGCGAGAGATACACATACATTTTGTACGATTAGACCTTTGAGATTTTTAAGAATTATAAATAGACTTGGACCATAAAAGGCGTCAGGCATATGCGGCAACACCCTGGTCAATAGGAGGCGGTCACCGACTTGAACTAGCGCTCTAGCCCTGACCAATTCAATGTATTTCTATCCGATCGGGCCTTGCTGAACACTCATTAgcattctcctcctctcctgGCCCAAGCTGCAAGGTGTCATGGACCAGAATTGAACGTGAATGCCTCTGAACCGAGATACGGAGCTCATCCCCTTTTATAGGGAGCCAACCGGGGTGAAATGTTCGGTGGCCCTTCCTCCCGTTTTAATTTCCTcatgtttgaatttgaaatttgatttaGTTCACTCGTATGTATGTATGGCTTATCTTTTCAATTGAAGCATTCGTCATCACCGCATACATAGAGATAGCAACGGATATGATATTTGTGGGTACAAGATATATAAATCCTTACCCATGAGCTAATTTATAAATTCGTGTTCGTACCTATTACTTGTTATAAGTAAAAACTTACACTCGCACACATATATGGATACCCGTtaatatagtaaatatgtattGGACGTAAGATCAAATGTGTAACAATAATATCATTAATTTAAATATACATCTTAACTAAGATAATAACCAAACATCTCATGAATACCTAGCATGCatcatatttatatattatcatataatTCACACATATTGTTTTACAATTTAATGACGCTTAGTGCAAGATTTGTGAAGGAGGTACACAGACAAAGCGGGCACAAATAAATctatttcatatatatatatatatatatatccattaATTTTAACTTTAAACTCGTACTTGTACCTATGAGTAAAAGTTACATTCTAAACTCACGCTGATTAGAATATTTACTTACGGACACGCGGATAAAATATGCCCATGGCCATCGCTAGCCGTGCATCGTCGTCTTCACGTGGCTCGAGTCCGCCGCGCGCGTTGAGCTACGCAAGCACAAGCGCACGTATGTTGCGGCTGGCTGGCGTACTAATGGGACCGGCTTCGCTAAGGAGTTAACACGTATATGTGTGTTTAGTTTCTTGTATTTATTTTCATTCGCAAAAAGAAAAGTTTCTTATATTAATTTGTTGTCACCGCCTATCCAAAGCTCGTATTGACGTGTATCGCGGCCGCCCGCTTTAACGCTTCTGCAGGCAGAGGCCCACCCATAGTATGCGTAGGATCTGCAAACTACCTAATTAAAGAGCATAAATGATTGcgaaaattaaatttaaaatttaaatcatCCTAATCAAATATTCGAATTATTCGTGAAATTCAGTTCAAAACAGAATGCTATCACGTTACTAAAAGAAATATACAGAAAAAGCCAACTATTAGATTACCTCATTTTTTCTATATAAACTAGATAATCATATGAAACTATTTCGATCAGATCTATAGAACTAAACATATAAAATTCACAAGTTGACTCTAacaaactataaaaaaaaaatagatcaaacacaaataatccatgaatttaataataattttagaTAAATCAAATCAACACAAATCACAACGACATAACTATCCACCGAAAATCACCGTGAAAAGAATAAACCCAAAAAGCAAAAAGAACTTATGAAATTTATACTTTGTTACATGAATAAGTTACAAGATAGGTCTCCAAAACATCCACGTCGTAAAACTCtaatttttctctttattttctctctgaTCGGTTTCTTGTCAAGTTTATCGGCACAGTACTGCTTATTTATCGTCGGTCAGGCTACAGACCGTGGCCGACTCCAACACGGTCCCTTGGCCTAGCCTGCTGACGCCGCACGCAGGCCACTTGCCGCTCCAGCCCAGCCGCATGCAAACCTTTGCCAAGTGTCCTACCGTCCCAACGCCCGCATGGGCCAGCCTTCCGCCAGCAGCCGCACAGGCCGAGCGCCCTGCACGGCTCCTCGCCCTTGGCCACGCATAAAACAAACCAAGCACCAAACCGTGCGTGCAAACCACGCCCATGCATGAGCCATGCATGCACGGTACCCTTAATCCACTCAATTAGATAATTAACCTTCTTAATGCCATGCAATTAGCTAACGagcttctctctttttttttctttattccaACACACGCGCATGCATGTTTGGAACAATTCATCACGCCCTGCACCACAGACCGTACAATCATTATATACTACTCCTGATGCAATTTATCTCTATCACACTATAGCCCGTACATCTCACATGTACGTCgtatgatgtaataattttcACGTACACTGTTTCCTAATCCGAACGTTTTGCGTGACCTTCTCACCGTCATGACCTCAATTACTCTCTGAATCTAGTCCTGATTCTATCACTAACCACGTCCACTCTTATGACGACACCTGCATATGATCAAAATCAACACACAATAACGAGCACATGTTTCACAAGCTTAACTCACGTTAATCCATACAACACCACTCACATGAGTATGTTGCACATATAAATACACAAATATCACTATGCTACCATGAGCATTATCATCACATGCATATTAACACATGCCCATCTATAACTATGCTACCACGAGCATATCAAGCATATCATTTCATACATATCACTTTGCGCCTTTAGCCAATTTTACAATTACGCTAATTATGCATTTGCTAATTTTTCAGCACATGATCTTATAATCTCCCTCTTGACAACAATATTGGCAACACCTCAAAATGGATATTGACAACACcttttcaaaaacatttgtttTGCAAAATCACGAAGCAAAGTGAAAGTCAAAagatcaaaaaatattttccctttcttcAAAATTAAACTCTCTCCctgagagaaataaaaaatattttctttgacaaAAAGATGgaataaaatcctaaaatctctccccctttgacaatAAATTCATCAAGAATACAAAAGAGACTCCCTTTTTTATTCTTCCTTTTTATCATGTCTATTTATAAAGAGCATCATATTTATCCACATACGAAGCAAATACTTGACCAAGCCACGCTATCGAGAATAATTGCACTAACCCGTctacaaatataaaaatatagtgtaagcATAACccatcaaatataattaataatttatttgtaaGACATGGTCTCCTAATCTCAACTAATTCAatgtcaaatttttttttgaaactttAACACTTTATTGTGTTTGAAAACTGATTGATTGCTTGAAAGCATATAAAATAAAGTTTATTTGCAAGAAAATATATGCATCGTTAGCTTTACTTTTCAACCATATCAAGCATATATCAAAAAGATAATCAAAAGCTTAAGATCAATGGTTTCGGTCATACACAACTTCTTTCaaattcatatcaaagtgcaatgatactCAGTCTCGAAAAGAAGAAGTGCGACAATGCATATTTACTTGATCTTTCACATATCAATTATTTTTCAGCATTTAGCACATAACTTTGATACTTTCACATTTATCACTTTTTGAAgagatcaaagcaatcaagaaagtttaaccatgacaagatttaattcgAGTTTTCATTTTAATTAAAAAGTCATgataaaaactacacagttacacGTATAGATATGAAAGTACAAAAACCTTACAGCATAACCATGGCTTCAAATATCATACATGTATAAAGTACAATGCTTATTACATTTTagcaatttttcaaaaactcCCTCTCAAATAAATCCTCTCAAAAACTCCTTTTTCAAAATAGTTAAGCAAACGAGAATTCTTCCATCTAAGCAAAAGAAAGgaactttcaaaaaaaattgctccCCTCAATAGAATAACTAATGAGATCAAGAGAGATATGAGGATATGCGTTTGAGTTATCATGGTATGTCCTTTTGAGTACAAGCATGAATCATGATAAGCATGTTCTCGATTTGAAAGGCCATGATGCAACATGATCGAACATATAGGGATATATAAATGATCATATGAACAACCACTGTGTACGACTCTTAATGCAATCCATCTCTATCACACCATAGTCCGTTCATCTCCCGGTACATCTTATGATGTGCTAATCTTCATGTGCACCACTCCCTAGCCCAAACGTTTCGCGTGACCTCCTGATCATTatgacctcagttcctcttTGAACCTACTCTCGATCATATCACTGACCATGTCCACCCTTAAGATAACACCTGCTCATGAACAAAACCAATACACAATAACGAGCACAAGTTTAATAAACTTTACTCATATCAATCCGCACAACACCACTCATATGAGTATGttacatataaaaaatacacaaaATATCACTATGCTACCACaggcatcatcatcacatgcacATCTATAATTATATTACCACGAGCATATCATATTATATATACTtcctctggttgcaaatgtaggtcgttttagtctcctcaactattctttaaatataaatcgttctcgaacttctatgcattttttctcttttgttctcattttgcccttgtttaataaatactaatactctcacaaatgaatgcgttatctttttcaatgcagaataaatgaagggcaataaggtcatttaatctacttttttaatccgtgtgcacaaatctaaaacgacctacatttgcaatcgtaGGGAGTATCACTTTGTGTCTTTTGCCAATTTCACAACTCTAATTATGCATTTGCCAATTTCACAATTACTCTAATTATGCATTTGCCAAATTTTCAGCACATTTTTCCACAGGCAGGGGCCCACGCATAGTATGTATTGCAGCAATACTCTGTAcacgtatatgtatataggGCAGTTCAAGAAGCATGCGTGAATGCATATCACTCtggagattaattaattaattagctagGGCGGCCAGCTCTTTGCTTTCGCTAATACACACGTAGACATTGCAGGGAGTTGCTGACTAGGGAGCCCGATTTTTACTCAGTGGCAACTTGTTGTATGAGTATGAAAAAAAGGGATATAATAAATCTACAGTAACGCTATGTATCGCCAATTGCTTGTTCCTATCACCATATCTGGCTATACGGACTGACGTTGCTTAACCAGGGGCATTGCGAGTGGTCCAAGCCTTTTAAGACGCTCGAACGCCATTGCCACCCCAACTACCTCATCGAGGAACGGCGTGCTTCGTGCACGGCCACTGATCATCGCGGCGCCGGTTCACGCTGCTTCCTCTTCCCCTACGGCAGTGACGACGAAGCCATCACGCCGGTTCACCTTCACCCTGAggaagaaccaaaaaaaaagccTAACCCCGCGATACATGCACTTGATCTTAACAGACTCTGCCTGCATGTACCAACACAGACAGGTGGGTCCACAATAAATCTGGGCCCACTGTTATGGAGGAAAGCATTTCGGGCCGAGACGACTGCCACGATGCGCAGTCACTCTCGCGGTCTCGCCCACCCAACCGCACACGTGGACCGTGGCGGGGCGGCCCACCTTCCGTGTGACGACTGGCGGGACCCACCTGTCGGCGTCCGGGCGGAGGGCTTTATCCGTCGGGGAGGTCTCGCTCCCGTCTCTCGCTCGCACCCGTCACTCGAAGTTCCTACCTGCTCCCCCTCACTCGTAGCCTCGTAGCCTCGTAGGTGGAGGGCGATGTGGAGGGCGGCCGCGAGGCAGCTGGTCGACCGGGCGCTCGGATCCAGAGCCGCGCACGTAATCCAATCCTCCCTTCGTTTGTTCTTGCGTTCGTTTACTCGGTTTGTTCCGATTCTTGCTCCGAATTTCTTGCGTGGTTGTTTACTCTTGATGGGCTCCGAGGGGAATTTCGGCAAACGTGGGAAGTCTTCGCTTGGCAATTCTGCCGCTCCCGTTGCTTGCTTACTGGGAGGGTTTGGAGAAGCGTCAATTTCCACTCCAACACAGTAGCGCCtcttgaggattttttttttgttcctcttccttctttgggactcttcttctattttccaaagaaatattttcttttttcccctcgTTGTGAAGTAACTTTTTCCTGGGGTGAGATTTAACAGAAAATTTTCACCAGATTAGTTGTGTTGTCTTTGCCGTGAATTTCGGCTGCTGAAACAATCCGATCCACGAGAGATGGGACAAACTCTGAAGATTGTTCATCTTCGCTCTTTACTCTGCAGACATCTGCAGGCAGCAAGAAGATCGTCGGGGTGTTCTACAAGGCCGGCGAGTACGCCGACAAGAACCCCAACTTCGTCGGCTGCGTCGAGCGAGCCCTGGGCATCCGGGACTGGTTGGAGTCGCAGGGCCATCACTACATTGTCACCGATGACAAGGAAGGCGTCAACAGCGGTCAGTAGCCCACGGACGTtgctattttcttcttctctagtTTCTCTAAGTAgttggatattatttttgagtaATCTCGCTAAGCAATTTATTAAACTAATTTCACGTAACTCGGGATAAATCCTCACGTACCACTGGTAAGTGGGGGATTGAGCATGATGAACTTAGTAGTCAGACGATTGTACTTCTGAACTTAATATGAAACTTGGCTTGTTACTGAGTGGATGAAGCTAGTTAGACGGTAGTTCCATGTTGCTTGTCTTCTTTTTACCAATTAAAACTCTGCGATTTTAATCTGTTCAACCTGAAAGGGAGAAATGGAGTTCTTGATTTGGACGAGCCATTCTTTGGTATGTGATTGACAGCTGCTAAGTGGGGGATCGCATCTAGTTTAGCCCCGTTGTCCATGCTGTTTGGATATTACACTGGAATTAGTTTTAGGACTTGCATGTTGGCTTGTTGCTGTATTCGTTCAAATGCTTATGCATGCCAATTTTACATCTATGCTTCAGCCTTAACAATTATTTTGTGCTTCACTCCTTACTAAGATGAAATGCGATGATATACTACCTTTATAGCTCTGATTGCTGTTATGAGGGGCATAGGCAAGTGGCCTGGTGTTGGTGAGGTTATCTTATCTATAGGTCTGACTGTTCTTATGAGGAGAACAGGCTACTGGCCTCCCCAGTCCCCACCCACCTGGGTTTGAGTCCTAGGACCAACTAGGGTGCCCATCTCCTTCCCTAATCAATGAGAGAACTCCTATacatttttctataaaaaaagaGGCCTTTTAGGGTACTCCTATTAGCTCTCAAGAGGTAAGAGGCCTGAGTTAATCCTAACCATTGGTTTTTACAGAGTTTGTTTTGGCTAAGGAAGCACTAGTCGGCTATTCCTGGTGGCCAGTCAAGTGTGAAAAGAAATCAATCTGGCACATGTCACTACCCGGATTTGGGAGCCGAGACGAACGTAGAAATTCAGAACACTAGGTAAACAGATGCCGAACCAGACACTTGAGCTCAGGCACCACCGGGAAGACGGCGACACCCAAACCCAAGTCCCAGGGTAGATGAGGATCTCTCCTAATAATTATTTTCTTGATCCTCTCTACGTGATGACCTCCTCATATATAGAGGAGTCCCTAACAATCTTGAACAAACTAACTACTAGGAGATATCTAGCTAACAGATAATTATTTGAATCTAACTAACAAATCAAACTAAACAAACTAATAGATAAGAATCTGTTGCTGCTATTGCCGTGGTGTTCCATGGGCCCGTGCGGCCAGCCAGCCAGCATGCATGGCACACATAAGGCATTGATACTAATAGGATTTATTGCCGTTAAGAGTCAATGAATGCATTTATGATCATGCATGGTGGACATTtctctttttgtttttcttgcgAGAACATATTTACCTTTCCAATCCACATCAACAAATTGAATCCAAATATTGATTGTATTCAACTATAGATTCGACAATGAAACATGAACTAGGGTCAAATTGTTCGGTTATGATCCATTTGTTGATGAGGCAAGTAGTTGATGGATGGTCTCCTTGACTTATTTATTCATTTCAACCTAGAGAAGATTGTACAATTCAAATTTATAAATTGCAGTTGTGATACGTATGTGTTggtatgataaaaaaatagtctGTGTTCTGTCATTCTACAGTAATTCGTAATCACACAACAAACGACACattccaatattttttttttgtatcttTACATACCACATGCCTAATTAAGAAGATACAATTGCCTTGTTAATGGCCGCAAGTGATCCTGGGAGGTAATATGTCACCATGTTTAATCCTAGCCATAAATTTGTTATCAATGGATGGTCCATAGAGCTTTGAGAGTACTGTAAAATTTTCCATAAAAAAACTATTGTCACAATACTCTGGTTTTGTACTTGTTTTTAACGAAACGGTTGCTGTTCTTGTTCCCAGAACTGGAGAAGCACATTGAAGATATGCACGTCCTGATAACCACCCCATTCCACCCAGCCTATGTTACTGCAGAGAGGATAAAGAAGGCAAAGAACCTTGAGCTTCTTCTCACGGCTGGAATTGGCTCTGATCATATTGATTTGCCTGCGGCTGCTGCCGCAGGCTTAACTGTGGCAGAGGTTACTGGAAGTAACACCGTTTCTGTGGCTGAAGATGAGCTCTTGCGCATTCTGATTCTTCTCAGGAACTTCTTGCCTGGGTATCAACAGGTGGTTCAAGGCGAATGGAACGTCGCAGGCATTGCCCATAGAGCTTATGATCTTGAAGGAAAAACTGTTGGAACTGTTGGGGCCGGTCGTATTGGCAGGCTCTTGCTTCAGCGTCTTAAGCCCTTCAACTGCAACCTGCTTTACCATGACAGGCTTCAGATTGACCCAGAGCTTGAGAAAGAAATTGGGGCCAAGTTTGAAGAGGACCTAGATTCTATGCTTCCAAAGTGTGATGTGGTTGTGATCAACACACCTCTTACAGAGAAAACAAGGTTTCAGTTAATCATATACTTGTTCTTTACAAAATCTTTTAATATACAAATTTTCTCAGTTTTGGTTGCTCCTTTGTTCAGAGGCATGTTTAACAAAGAGAGGATTGCAAAGATGAAGAAAGGTGTAATTATTGTGAATAATGCTCGAGGAGCAATCATGGATACTCAGGCAGTTGCAGACGCTTGTTCCAGTGGTCACATTGCTGGTACTTACTGCCATTCATTTGTTTTGTTTAGCTTTTTACATACCAGTATTGCTAGACATATTAGCCTGATTCTTCTGATGGAGTCCATatagtattttattttcttaagctTGTCATGTTTTGCATTTTTTGGCATCAATAAGGAAACTTCAAATCGATATAACATATAGATTGCATTATTCTCCTCTTCttcaaataaaatatagtaatGATATGTTCATAATTATTTCCTTCAATATGACACACCTCATTCCCATTTGGTCATTTCTCAGGATATGGTGGTGATGTGTGGTTCCCCCAACCAGCACCGAAGGACCATCCATGGCGCTACATGCCTAACCATGCCATGACCCCTCACATCTCTGGGACTACGATTGATGCACAGGTCAGCTTCCGTGTTTTCTGCAGTAACTTAGTGTAAACGAAAGtacctaggaggaactaggtaTCTGTGTTTTCTGTATTAGCTTTGTAAGGAGCATCATTCTGACATCTCATCACGCTCTAACGAGTCATGTCCTATCATTTTGAAGCTATGACTAAATTATAGATCATCCATTCAGTTATTTGAGCTGAAGAACTTAAAACTTTCAATGTGTTTGATCATGTTCTTCTGTGGCACATCAAGAAACAATGCACATCGACACCAAAAGCGAGGTTGTCAGAACTATGGCAATCAATCTTAAGGCTTTACCAGATCAAAATTATACCTGAGGACTCGAGTTAATTTATGAGATGTAACCAAAGCCATAATAATCTTAAGATTCCGGGCTAATATGCTGGCTACCCACCTTGACAACAAGTACCGTACATGTACCATAGAGCCATAGAATATTTGCACTGCTCTGTTTTCTATCAGTCTATGGTATATGTGCTTATCCATTGTCATGCATGCTGCTGGTGAATCAACAATCGCTGCAGCTGCGGTACGCCGAGGGTGTGAAGGACATGCTGGACAGGTACTTCAAGGGGGAGGACTTCCCGGTGCAGAACTACATCGTCAAGGAGGGCAAGCTCGCCAGCCAGTATCAGTAACTGCGCGCAGCGTAGGTGTATGGCATTTCAGCAGCAAGACTGAGGAAGAAACCAACCCCTTTGTTGTATGAGGGTTATCTGAGGCCTGTCGGCCACCGGAAATAAGGATGTTTTTGCTTGTATTGCACTGTGGAAATGAACAAACCTTTGTCAAATTATACTGTGCTTGGTTTCGGCTGAAACATTTGGATTGGGGCTAGCTGGTTGTTAATCCCTTCGTTTGGAAAGCAAAACTTCTTCAAACTACTTGTGTTAGAAATTTCAGTGGATGCGTGGCCAACGTCTTCTTTTATAGTAGTAGAGATTACATGCTACTACCTCTGTTAAAAAATATCCGGCGTTTTATACAAGATGTCGCTCCAGACTCAAGTAGACAGCTTTGGGGATCAGTTTCCCCAACAATGTGTTCTTTAAGTATGAAAGTATGTACCAGGTATT
The sequence above is drawn from the Phragmites australis chromosome 10, lpPhrAust1.1, whole genome shotgun sequence genome and encodes:
- the LOC133930311 gene encoding formate dehydrogenase, mitochondrial — its product is MWRAAARQLVDRALGSRAAHTSAGSKKIVGVFYKAGEYADKNPNFVGCVERALGIRDWLESQGHHYIVTDDKEGVNSELEKHIEDMHVLITTPFHPAYVTAERIKKAKNLELLLTAGIGSDHIDLPAAAAAGLTVAEVTGSNTVSVAEDELLRILILLRNFLPGYQQVVQGEWNVAGIAHRAYDLEGKTVGTVGAGRIGRLLLQRLKPFNCNLLYHDRLQIDPELEKEIGAKFEEDLDSMLPKCDVVVINTPLTEKTRGMFNKERIAKMKKGVIIVNNARGAIMDTQAVADACSSGHIAGYGGDVWFPQPAPKDHPWRYMPNHAMTPHISGTTIDAQLRYAEGVKDMLDRYFKGEDFPVQNYIVKEGKLASQYQ